A genomic region of uncultured Roseibium sp. contains the following coding sequences:
- a CDS encoding outer membrane lipoprotein carrier protein LolA translates to MPTRFASRLAEHLGRFFLAASLVLACLLPAHALTQQEQKTLKELSSFFNSVKTMHGDFIQFGPDGSQSDGKFYMARPGKVRFYYNKPSVLDIVADGKSVSVRDRKLNTQDIWPLGQTPLRFLLSDSIDLEKDTNVTNVLVEKDLITVTIFDKTRFNSGTLTLIFDTDNFALKQWTVTDQQGYDTSVAVYNVVSNAPTNPDLFKIDYLANANQRKGRN, encoded by the coding sequence ATGCCGACACGCTTTGCCTCCCGTCTTGCCGAACACCTTGGCCGCTTTTTTCTGGCGGCATCCCTGGTTCTCGCATGTCTGCTGCCGGCGCACGCGCTGACACAGCAGGAGCAAAAGACGCTCAAGGAGCTGAGCAGCTTTTTCAACTCAGTGAAAACGATGCACGGCGACTTCATCCAGTTCGGTCCGGACGGCAGCCAGTCCGACGGCAAGTTCTACATGGCGCGTCCCGGCAAGGTCCGCTTCTACTACAACAAGCCGTCCGTTCTCGACATTGTCGCCGACGGCAAATCCGTCTCCGTCCGGGACCGCAAGCTCAACACACAGGATATCTGGCCTCTGGGTCAGACCCCGCTCCGTTTCCTTTTGTCCGATTCCATAGATCTCGAGAAGGACACCAACGTCACCAATGTCCTTGTCGAGAAGGACCTGATCACCGTCACGATTTTCGACAAGACAAGGTTTAATTCAGGAACGTTGACGCTGATCTTCGACACCGACAATTTCGCCCTGAAGCAATGGACCGTGACCGATCAGCAGGGATACGACACATCCGTTGCCGTCTACAACGTCGTGTCCAACGCCCCGACCAACCCGGATCTCTTCAAGATCGACTATCTGGCCAATGCCAACCAGCGAAAAGGCCGGAATTGA
- a CDS encoding ATP-dependent carboxylate-amine ligase, with amino-acid sequence MTGTARPQKTDTSGRSVVFELLERYCAEHGLRLTAGDSRGHAGCVEDGRGKRWFFKGTRFDINPLGSAEIANDKAYSLHFLQQEGVRVPESLLVFAPEVHTGSRPPASVSRFVADHGFPLFLKPNIGQEGQDVVRIHDGTELHDTLRRLSRTHPQLLLQKEVHGRDLRVIILDGEVLCAVERKAAQVTGDGRRSITALIGALHRVAPSDGRIDATLARQGVTRDSIPGAGDRVTLLSVTNLSAGGTAEIVTGQLAAGVLEVARKAAAVLGLRYAGVDMILAGSGPDADAVILEVNAAPGLTNLYRQGSSEAAIVRDIYTVLFRKLFEK; translated from the coding sequence TTGACCGGAACGGCGCGGCCGCAAAAAACGGACACAAGCGGCCGATCGGTCGTTTTCGAACTGCTTGAACGTTACTGCGCCGAACACGGCCTCCGTCTGACTGCCGGCGACAGCCGCGGTCATGCCGGCTGCGTCGAAGACGGTCGCGGCAAACGCTGGTTCTTCAAGGGGACACGCTTTGACATCAATCCGCTCGGCAGCGCCGAGATCGCGAATGACAAGGCCTATTCGCTCCACTTCCTTCAACAGGAAGGCGTCCGCGTCCCCGAGAGCCTGCTTGTCTTTGCCCCGGAAGTCCACACGGGCAGTCGGCCGCCCGCATCCGTTTCCAGGTTCGTTGCAGACCACGGCTTCCCCCTCTTCCTGAAACCCAACATCGGTCAGGAGGGGCAGGATGTTGTGCGCATCCACGATGGCACGGAACTGCACGACACCCTGCGTCGGCTTTCACGCACGCACCCGCAGTTGCTTCTGCAGAAGGAGGTTCACGGCCGTGATTTGCGCGTCATCATTCTTGACGGTGAGGTCCTGTGTGCCGTCGAACGCAAGGCAGCCCAGGTCACGGGCGATGGACGGCGAAGCATCACCGCGCTGATAGGCGCTCTCCACAGGGTCGCGCCGTCCGACGGCAGGATCGATGCCACACTTGCCCGCCAGGGGGTCACTCGCGACAGCATACCCGGAGCAGGCGACAGGGTGACACTCCTGTCCGTGACCAATCTTTCCGCTGGCGGAACCGCCGAAATCGTGACCGGTCAGCTTGCAGCCGGGGTCCTGGAGGTCGCGCGCAAGGCGGCCGCCGTGCTGGGCCTCAGATATGCGGGCGTCGACATGATCCTTGCCGGGAGCGGCCCGGACGCCGATGCCGTCATACTGGAAGTCAACGCTGCCCCGGGGCTAACCAATCTTTACAGGCAAGGCTCCAGCGAGGCGGCGATCGTCAGGGACATTTACACCGTGCTTTTCCGCAAGTTGTTTGAAAAATAG
- a CDS encoding sulfotransferase, translating into MSNVLPLREDSFQLHRQYPSLYFPRDGYVFVVAFGRSGSTLTQHLLNSIPGYFVRGENCNALLHLCRSVTAIRGEGNFQQRQEPQRSITSSERPYFGKMVGTSLDPWFGMEDVSVDDYALSLFDTFVSKVLCPKGDARVLGFKEIRYHNDPKYFPKFLDTIRTYFPGSRFIFQNRAFENVVKSSFWKNMQPGDVRRKWDNFEELTAAYAETNTEICHRLRYEDYLEGAGKLEPLFDFLKEPFDAVKLTELLETRLKH; encoded by the coding sequence ATGTCGAATGTATTGCCGCTCCGGGAGGACAGTTTCCAACTGCACAGGCAGTATCCTTCGCTTTATTTTCCCAGGGATGGGTATGTCTTTGTCGTGGCATTCGGCCGTTCGGGATCGACCCTGACGCAGCATTTGCTGAATTCCATTCCGGGCTATTTCGTGCGTGGCGAAAACTGCAATGCGCTTTTACATCTCTGCCGGTCGGTCACCGCTATCCGCGGCGAAGGAAACTTTCAGCAGCGGCAGGAACCGCAGCGATCGATCACTTCAAGCGAACGGCCCTATTTCGGCAAGATGGTCGGCACGTCGCTCGATCCCTGGTTCGGCATGGAGGACGTCAGCGTCGATGACTATGCGCTGAGCCTCTTCGATACATTCGTCTCCAAGGTGCTCTGTCCGAAAGGGGATGCCCGCGTTCTCGGTTTTAAGGAAATCCGGTATCACAACGATCCGAAATATTTCCCGAAATTTCTGGATACGATCCGAACCTATTTCCCGGGAAGCCGCTTCATTTTCCAGAACCGCGCCTTTGAAAATGTTGTCAAATCGTCGTTCTGGAAAAACATGCAGCCTGGTGATGTTCGCCGGAAATGGGACAATTTCGAGGAGCTGACCGCGGCCTACGCCGAGACGAATACCGAGATCTGCCACCGCCTGAGATACGAAGACTATCTGGAAGGCGCCGGCAAGCTCGAACCCTTGTTCGACTTCCTCAAGGAGCCTTTTGACGCGGTCAAGTTGACCGAGCTTCTGGAGACCCGGCTGAAGCACTAG
- a CDS encoding DUF1737 domain-containing protein: MKLYRLITGTDDSAFCHRVTQAINHGWDLHGSPTVSFDSAKGTTICGQAVVKEAQGTYSPDMKLGEQ, translated from the coding sequence ATGAAACTCTACAGGCTGATCACTGGCACGGATGATAGCGCCTTCTGCCACCGTGTGACCCAGGCAATCAACCACGGCTGGGACCTTCACGGGTCGCCGACGGTTTCGTTTGACTCGGCCAAGGGAACCACCATCTGCGGCCAGGCCGTGGTCAAGGAGGCCCAGGGCACATATTCACCTGACATGAAGCTCGGCGAGCAATAG
- a CDS encoding CoA ester lyase, whose amino-acid sequence MTATIRPRRSALYMPGSNARALEKAKTLDVDCLLLDLEDAVAPDAKDLALKQISEAVAAGGYGDREVVIRINALDTPWGETDLQAAIQAGPDAILVPKVNSAADLQRVAHMLSLRKAPATLRLWAMMETPEAMLNAGAIGACGRDPEVRLDCFVMGTNDLAKETRARLTPGRAAMMPWLMTCVAAARSGGIDILDGVYNAFQDEEGFAAECAQGADMGMDGKTLIHPKQLAPCHDAFSPSDAEIQWARRINDAFELPENAGKGAIQVDGKMVERLHADMGKRVIAIADAIAARG is encoded by the coding sequence ATGACCGCAACAATCAGGCCACGCCGCTCAGCCCTTTACATGCCGGGTTCCAACGCCCGGGCGCTGGAGAAAGCGAAAACCCTTGATGTCGACTGCCTGCTTCTGGATCTCGAAGACGCTGTCGCGCCCGATGCCAAGGATCTCGCACTCAAGCAGATCAGCGAGGCGGTCGCGGCAGGCGGTTACGGTGACCGGGAAGTCGTGATCCGGATCAATGCGCTTGACACGCCCTGGGGCGAAACCGATCTCCAGGCGGCGATCCAGGCCGGTCCGGACGCAATCCTTGTGCCCAAGGTAAATTCGGCCGCGGATCTGCAGCGGGTCGCGCATATGCTGTCGCTCCGCAAGGCGCCAGCGACACTGAGGCTATGGGCGATGATGGAAACGCCCGAAGCCATGCTGAACGCCGGTGCTATCGGTGCCTGCGGCAGAGATCCGGAGGTCAGGCTCGACTGTTTCGTCATGGGCACCAACGACCTGGCCAAGGAAACGCGCGCGCGCCTGACGCCGGGCCGGGCGGCCATGATGCCATGGCTGATGACATGTGTCGCTGCCGCGCGCTCGGGCGGCATCGACATTCTTGATGGTGTCTACAATGCCTTTCAGGACGAAGAGGGGTTTGCCGCCGAGTGTGCACAGGGCGCGGACATGGGCATGGATGGCAAGACCCTGATTCATCCCAAACAGCTTGCGCCTTGCCACGACGCGTTCAGTCCGTCGGACGCGGAAATCCAATGGGCGCGCAGGATCAATGACGCGTTCGAGCTGCCCGAAAATGCCGGCAAGGGTGCGATCCAGGTAGACGGGAAGATGGTTGAAAGGTTACATGCGGACATGGGCAAGAGGGTTATCGCGATCGCCGATGCCATTGCCGCACGCGGTTAA
- a CDS encoding DMT family transporter, translating into MWATLGVFGAGSGNVPPFLLNALCFGISGSLAVIWLACSGRLGLLRQPLRVWIFGTVGLFGFHFFYFTAIRNAPPVEANLINYTWPLLIVVFSAFLPGEKLRAHHLVGTVLGLGGAALLISGGDGVRFSGSHAIGYGAAVVSSLFWSSYSVLSRRLGKVPTEAVAGFCLMTAVLSALCHLLLEQTVWPGGGREWASVVALALFPVGLAFFTWDIGVKRGDIQVLGAAAYSAPLLSTLLLIAFGFGALTLSVLIACLAITLGAVIAAKDMIFAKSNRGKNGV; encoded by the coding sequence ATGTGGGCAACGCTTGGCGTCTTCGGCGCCGGGTCGGGAAACGTGCCGCCCTTTCTGCTGAATGCGCTCTGTTTCGGCATTTCCGGTTCGCTCGCGGTGATCTGGCTGGCCTGTTCGGGCCGCCTCGGGCTGCTCCGGCAACCGCTCAGGGTGTGGATCTTCGGGACGGTCGGTCTGTTCGGGTTTCATTTCTTCTACTTCACCGCTATCCGGAATGCGCCGCCGGTCGAAGCCAACCTCATCAACTACACCTGGCCGCTGCTGATCGTTGTTTTTTCGGCATTTCTCCCGGGCGAGAAGCTGCGTGCGCATCATCTTGTCGGCACGGTGCTCGGCCTCGGAGGCGCTGCGCTTCTGATCAGCGGTGGCGACGGTGTCCGGTTCTCGGGCAGTCATGCCATCGGTTATGGCGCGGCGGTCGTGTCTTCCCTTTTCTGGTCAAGCTATTCGGTTCTGTCCAGGCGGCTCGGCAAGGTGCCGACGGAAGCCGTCGCGGGGTTCTGCCTAATGACGGCGGTCCTGTCGGCTCTTTGTCACCTGTTGCTGGAACAAACGGTCTGGCCGGGTGGCGGGCGCGAATGGGCCTCCGTTGTTGCGCTCGCGCTGTTTCCGGTCGGGCTTGCCTTCTTCACCTGGGACATCGGCGTCAAGCGCGGCGACATCCAGGTTCTGGGTGCCGCAGCCTATTCGGCACCCCTGCTGTCGACGCTGCTGCTCATTGCCTTCGGCTTCGGTGCGCTGACGCTTTCGGTCCTGATCGCCTGCCTCGCGATCACGCTGGGCGCCGTCATCGCCGCCAAGGACATGATTTTCGCAAAGTCAAACAGAGGGAAAAACGGCGTCTGA
- a CDS encoding GNAT family N-acetyltransferase, producing MTTAEIRTLGQDDAHKLAPLIAENAQALKRGAPRRPDDYYAERILSDRNAEVLGAFSGEDLIGFGVYFDLPELITGLRIGQLDEIYVHPEHRNQGTGRKIIEALVAEGKKRGWLHLRWIVPGKNAPAVALYEKIAEPDHRKSYVIPIDRIAGD from the coding sequence ATGACAACTGCGGAAATCAGAACGCTGGGGCAGGACGATGCTCACAAGCTTGCGCCACTCATTGCGGAAAACGCGCAGGCCCTGAAACGCGGCGCGCCACGGCGCCCCGACGACTATTATGCAGAACGCATCCTTTCGGACAGGAACGCGGAAGTGCTCGGTGCTTTTTCGGGCGAGGATCTGATCGGTTTCGGTGTGTATTTCGATCTGCCCGAACTGATCACGGGTCTGCGCATCGGCCAGCTCGACGAGATCTATGTCCATCCTGAACACCGGAATCAGGGAACGGGGCGGAAGATCATCGAGGCTCTCGTGGCCGAAGGAAAAAAGCGTGGCTGGCTTCACTTGCGCTGGATTGTGCCGGGCAAGAACGCACCGGCCGTCGCGCTCTACGAAAAGATTGCGGAACCCGACCATCGCAAGAGCTACGTGATCCCGATCGACCGCATCGCCGGCGACTGA
- a CDS encoding DUF2125 domain-containing protein, with the protein MNTVSDHETKPSKPTRRRYILLLCVIGLVIAGWSGAWFFGRSVLADQLDTQLQAMKTNGLDLSCSDLAIAGYPFRYEVYCRELASNDRYGTKGSLGGLNAVALIYNPWHIIFEAKAPASIAEPLSGLLGEMRWDTARASVKFSNSALGAFDAVLSNPEAAFENPLSRGLFAADKAEFHLRNAPEKADAVDGFVSVDALQLKSLPEFGATIDMRAHVQVTGGAALLAGSNLARLVRLQDGRLPVKLVLFETVLGDSRVHAAGDLAINGDGTVSGKLDLTISNADGLLDLIEPMFPPQDNNFSLVRSVVQSLKGAETQVDGIPSISLPVAIDQGVIRIGFLTLGRIPPLFAAGT; encoded by the coding sequence ATGAACACTGTGTCAGATCACGAAACCAAGCCGAGCAAGCCGACACGCCGCCGGTACATTCTGCTTCTGTGCGTCATCGGGCTGGTCATTGCCGGATGGTCGGGCGCCTGGTTCTTCGGGCGGTCCGTACTTGCCGATCAGCTCGATACGCAGCTGCAGGCGATGAAAACCAACGGGCTGGATCTTTCCTGCTCGGACCTTGCCATCGCGGGTTACCCGTTCCGCTACGAAGTCTATTGCCGAGAACTCGCGTCCAATGACCGTTATGGCACCAAGGGGTCGCTCGGCGGCCTCAATGCTGTCGCACTGATCTACAACCCCTGGCACATCATATTCGAGGCCAAGGCTCCGGCGTCGATAGCGGAACCTCTCAGCGGTCTGCTTGGCGAAATGCGATGGGACACCGCGCGCGCGAGTGTCAAGTTCTCAAATTCGGCACTTGGCGCGTTCGATGCCGTTTTGAGCAATCCCGAAGCAGCTTTTGAGAACCCGTTGTCGAGAGGCCTGTTTGCGGCAGACAAAGCGGAATTCCATCTGCGGAACGCTCCGGAGAAGGCCGATGCGGTGGATGGATTTGTGTCCGTCGACGCGCTGCAGCTGAAGTCACTGCCGGAATTCGGAGCGACGATCGACATGCGCGCGCACGTGCAGGTCACGGGCGGGGCGGCACTTCTGGCAGGGAGCAATCTCGCGCGGCTGGTCCGGCTGCAAGATGGCCGCCTTCCGGTGAAACTGGTGCTTTTCGAGACCGTTCTGGGAGACAGCCGTGTCCATGCCGCCGGGGATCTTGCGATCAATGGCGACGGCACGGTCTCCGGCAAGCTTGATCTGACAATCAGCAACGCGGATGGATTGCTCGACCTGATAGAGCCCATGTTTCCGCCCCAGGACAACAACTTTTCCCTTGTCCGCAGCGTCGTTCAGAGCCTGAAAGGTGCGGAAACGCAAGTCGACGGCATCCCATCCATCTCGCTTCCTGTCGCGATCGATCAGGGTGTGATACGGATCGGTTTCCTGACGCTCGGCCGGATCCCGCCGCTGTTTGCAGCGGGAACATAG
- a CDS encoding gamma-glutamylcyclotransferase, translating into MSNFWVFGYGSLMWNPGFDHIRSEQALLRGAHRALCVYSWVHRGTQERPGLVFGLDNGGACRGMAYQVAADIWPDTLEYLRAREQTTMVYKEHWHTIEIGSGEQVHALVYMVDHGHPQYAGALPLEEQLEIVNGAVGKSGENPEYVINTAAHLEEMGIADTNLTWLAERLKSL; encoded by the coding sequence ATGAGCAATTTTTGGGTATTTGGCTACGGGTCGCTGATGTGGAACCCGGGTTTCGACCATATTCGATCCGAACAGGCCCTTTTGAGGGGCGCGCACCGGGCCCTGTGCGTCTACTCCTGGGTTCATCGCGGCACCCAGGAACGTCCCGGGCTTGTGTTCGGGCTGGACAATGGCGGAGCCTGCCGCGGCATGGCCTATCAGGTGGCGGCAGACATCTGGCCGGACACTCTGGAATATCTGCGCGCGCGCGAGCAGACCACGATGGTCTACAAGGAACACTGGCACACCATCGAGATCGGGAGCGGCGAGCAGGTACACGCGCTTGTCTACATGGTCGACCATGGTCATCCGCAATACGCGGGCGCACTCCCGCTCGAGGAGCAGCTTGAAATCGTGAACGGTGCGGTCGGAAAATCGGGGGAAAACCCGGAATACGTCATCAACACCGCCGCCCACCTGGAAGAAATGGGCATCGCGGACACCAACCTGACCTGGCTCGCGGAACGGCTCAAGTCACTCTGA
- a CDS encoding 1-acyl-sn-glycerol-3-phosphate acyltransferase, whose product MLLLRSTLFQVLFYALTLVEMILFSPVMLLPRKWGWPIVPFWSRSLIWLMRVVAGIKVEIRGRENLPDGGYIAAMKHQSAWETVALIPLFTSPTFILKRELRWIPIFGWYTAKYRQIPINRGKRSEALAAMMEAAKEAIAEERQIMIFPEGTRRPAGAEPKYKYGITHLYRDLKCPVVPIAHNAGLYWPRSSWKVYPGTVIVEILPPIEPGLSNDVFYEQLVETIETASDRLIEEARNAPNPSPVLMDVDAARQTAAEAVPSE is encoded by the coding sequence ATGCTTCTTCTGCGATCTACCCTTTTTCAGGTGCTGTTTTACGCGCTGACCCTCGTTGAAATGATCCTGTTTTCGCCGGTGATGCTGTTGCCGCGAAAGTGGGGCTGGCCCATCGTGCCGTTCTGGTCGCGCTCACTCATCTGGCTGATGCGCGTGGTCGCCGGCATCAAGGTGGAGATACGGGGGCGGGAGAACCTGCCGGACGGCGGCTACATCGCAGCGATGAAGCACCAGTCGGCCTGGGAGACCGTGGCGCTGATCCCGCTTTTCACAAGTCCGACCTTCATCCTGAAGCGGGAATTGCGCTGGATTCCGATTTTCGGCTGGTACACAGCCAAATACAGGCAGATCCCCATCAACAGGGGCAAACGCTCGGAAGCGCTGGCGGCGATGATGGAAGCGGCCAAGGAGGCGATTGCCGAAGAGCGCCAGATCATGATCTTCCCGGAGGGGACGCGCCGCCCGGCCGGTGCGGAACCGAAATACAAATACGGGATCACGCACTTGTACCGGGATCTCAAATGCCCCGTTGTGCCGATTGCGCACAATGCCGGGCTCTACTGGCCGCGGTCGTCATGGAAGGTCTATCCCGGAACGGTCATCGTCGAAATCCTGCCGCCGATCGAGCCGGGACTTTCGAATGACGTCTTCTACGAACAACTGGTGGAGACGATCGAAACGGCCAGCGACAGGCTGATCGAGGAAGCCAGGAACGCGCCAAATCCTTCGCCGGTGCTCATGGATGTCGATGCGGCCAGGCAGACAGCTGCGGAAGCCGTGCCGTCAGAGTGA
- a CDS encoding YdcF family protein, producing the protein MSVQNGRSVSGAVRKKRFGLRIAFVTMLLALAGGILGQFLYFAHQISTAKVPNTASADAIVVLTGGQARVREGLRLLEEGHADRLLISGVHPGTTREQLAVVTSSTMPLEKASVDLDRVALNTAGNAMETAVWVQKNGFNSLLVVTSAYHIPRAKAELSDVLPDVDLIAYPVFAKGLDLDTWYRKPATIRLLMREYVKYILARLRNTVRAMN; encoded by the coding sequence GTGTCTGTACAAAATGGCCGGTCCGTATCAGGCGCGGTGCGGAAAAAACGGTTCGGTCTGCGTATTGCCTTTGTGACCATGCTGCTGGCACTTGCCGGCGGGATTCTGGGCCAATTTCTCTATTTCGCGCATCAGATCTCGACCGCCAAGGTGCCAAACACGGCCAGTGCGGATGCGATCGTGGTGCTGACGGGCGGTCAGGCGCGTGTCCGTGAAGGGTTGCGCCTCCTGGAGGAAGGTCATGCCGACCGGCTCCTGATATCCGGTGTTCACCCGGGCACGACGCGTGAGCAACTGGCAGTCGTGACGTCGTCGACCATGCCTCTTGAGAAGGCGAGCGTCGATCTCGACAGGGTTGCCCTCAATACCGCCGGCAACGCAATGGAAACCGCCGTCTGGGTTCAGAAGAACGGGTTCAACTCGCTGCTGGTTGTGACCAGCGCGTATCACATTCCACGCGCGAAAGCGGAATTGTCCGATGTGTTGCCCGATGTCGATCTGATTGCCTATCCGGTTTTTGCCAAGGGTCTCGACCTGGACACCTGGTACAGGAAGCCTGCGACGATCCGGCTTCTCATGCGCGAATATGTGAAGTATATCCTCGCCAGACTCCGCAACACCGTCAGGGCCATGAACTGA
- a CDS encoding ABC transporter permease yields MAQPDTEDDKQASVVEVKPPERPGRPKRTKKKPKPKAVKPEQGDDAKLRPSAAIVPPQSVAGRALTLVVAIMSFLACLTVGAVSVVWDAADAWQNDLVREITIQIRPTEGVDMLREIDKAVALVQEFPGIGSVRALSDAETKSLLEPWLGEGLELDGLPVPRLIQISVGDPGLLDLQQLRSSVSQQVTGASVDDHSIWTSRLSAMAGAVVAGGVAIMILVLGSMVLSVVFATQSAMAGNKDVVSVLHFVGAEDGFIAREFQRHFLLLGLKGGVSGGVAAILCFVIVDLLTRQASGQAGSDQLSALFGSVAVSLPGYLGVLAVVFLVAILTALTSGIAVKAHLAKVD; encoded by the coding sequence ATGGCCCAACCAGACACAGAAGATGACAAGCAGGCGTCTGTCGTCGAAGTCAAACCGCCGGAGCGGCCGGGGCGTCCCAAGCGGACCAAGAAAAAACCGAAGCCGAAAGCCGTAAAACCGGAACAGGGCGATGACGCCAAGCTCCGTCCGTCCGCGGCAATCGTGCCCCCGCAATCGGTTGCCGGCCGGGCGCTGACGCTCGTGGTCGCTATCATGAGTTTCCTGGCCTGCCTGACGGTCGGCGCGGTGTCCGTCGTCTGGGACGCCGCCGACGCCTGGCAGAATGATCTTGTCCGGGAGATAACGATCCAGATCCGGCCGACGGAAGGTGTCGACATGCTGCGGGAGATCGACAAGGCCGTCGCCCTGGTGCAGGAGTTCCCGGGGATCGGCTCCGTCCGGGCGCTTTCGGATGCGGAAACGAAATCTCTCTTGGAGCCATGGCTCGGAGAGGGTCTTGAACTCGACGGGCTGCCGGTCCCCAGGCTGATCCAGATCTCTGTCGGGGACCCCGGACTTCTCGATCTGCAACAGCTGCGCAGCTCCGTGTCGCAGCAGGTTACGGGGGCGAGCGTCGATGATCATTCCATCTGGACGTCGCGGCTGTCGGCCATGGCCGGCGCGGTCGTTGCCGGAGGGGTGGCGATCATGATCCTCGTTCTCGGATCCATGGTGCTCAGCGTGGTGTTCGCAACGCAGTCCGCCATGGCGGGCAACAAGGATGTGGTGTCGGTGCTTCATTTCGTTGGCGCAGAGGACGGGTTCATCGCACGGGAGTTTCAACGGCACTTTCTGCTGCTCGGCCTCAAGGGCGGCGTTTCGGGCGGCGTTGCAGCGATCCTGTGTTTCGTCATCGTGGATCTTCTGACCCGCCAGGCTTCCGGGCAGGCCGGGTCCGACCAGCTTTCGGCCCTGTTCGGCTCCGTCGCCGTGAGTCTGCCGGGTTATCTGGGCGTGCTGGCTGTTGTCTTTCTTGTCGCGATCCTGACCGCGCTGACATCCGGCATTGCCGTGAAGGCTCATTTGGCGAAAGTGGATTGA
- the ftsE gene encoding cell division ATP-binding protein FtsE has protein sequence MIRFENVGLRYGMGPEILRDLSFQIEPQSFQFLTGPSGAGKTSLIRLLFMSLRPTRGLIKVFNRDLSVIDKQELPRLRRKIGVVFQDFRLLDHLTTYENVALPLRVVGKQESDYRADVIDLLKWVGLGDRMHVLPPVLSGGEKQRAAIARALITRPEVLLADEPTGNVDPPLARRLLRLFIELNKLGTSVVIATHDIALLEQVDARRMVLADGRLSIFD, from the coding sequence GTGATCCGCTTCGAGAATGTCGGATTGAGATACGGCATGGGACCCGAAATCCTGCGCGATCTGAGCTTTCAGATCGAGCCGCAGTCTTTTCAGTTCCTGACCGGACCTTCGGGTGCCGGGAAAACCAGCCTGATCCGGCTTCTGTTCATGTCGCTCCGGCCAACGCGCGGACTGATCAAGGTCTTCAATCGGGACCTGAGCGTCATCGACAAGCAGGAACTGCCGCGGCTGCGCCGGAAGATCGGCGTCGTCTTCCAGGACTTTCGCCTGCTGGACCATCTGACGACCTACGAGAATGTCGCCCTGCCGTTGCGCGTCGTCGGCAAGCAGGAGTCCGATTACCGGGCGGACGTGATAGATCTGCTGAAGTGGGTCGGGCTCGGCGACAGGATGCATGTCCTGCCGCCCGTGCTTTCGGGGGGCGAGAAACAGCGTGCGGCGATTGCAAGAGCACTCATCACCAGGCCCGAGGTTCTTCTCGCGGACGAGCCCACGGGCAATGTCGATCCTCCCCTTGCGCGCCGTCTGTTGCGTCTTTTCATAGAATTGAACAAACTCGGCACTTCCGTGGTGATCGCGACGCACGATATTGCATTGCTGGAGCAGGTGGATGCACGGCGGATGGTGCTGGCGGACGGACGCCTTTCGATTTTCGACTGA